One Phaseolus vulgaris cultivar G19833 chromosome 11, P. vulgaris v2.0, whole genome shotgun sequence genomic window carries:
- the LOC137831874 gene encoding protein DETOXIFICATION 42-like isoform X1, which translates to MADKDTVYSAGNERRIPIFSLFKDARLVFKSDNLGREILSIALPSAMALTADPIASLVDTAFIGQIGPVELAAVGVAIALFNQISRIAIFPLVSVTTSFVAEEDTLSGACPQVEKNEWLEASPIIDAEMKELIPLEKDTGGNVQKSDLIGIDFNIVKFEHKKRHISSASSALLIGGIVGIIQAMFLISAAKPLLNFMGVTSDSLMLNHAHNYLTLRSLGAPAVLLSLTMQGIFRGFKDTKTPLYATLVGDVTNVALDPLFIFVFRFGVSGAAVAHVISQYLISLMLLWSLMEKVDLIPPSIKHLQFHRFLKNGFLLFVRVIAVTFCVTLAAALAARKGPTSMAAFQVCLQIWLAVSLLADGLAVAGQAILAGAFANKDYEKAEATASRVLQLGLVLGLALAFILGTGLHFGAKLFTKDVNVIHLIRIGIPFVAATQPLNALAFVFDGINFGASDFAYSAISLVVVAIVSIICLLVLSSVGGFTGIWIALSIYMGLRAIVGLLRIGTGSGPWKLIRS; encoded by the exons ATGGCTGACAAAGATACCGTTTATTCAGCAGGAAATGAAAGGAGAATTCCAATTTTCAGTTTGTTTAAAGATGCTAG ACTAGTTTTCAAATCTGACAATCTTGGTCGTGAAATATTATCAATTGCATTGCCTTCAGCAATGGCTTTGACAGCTGACCCTATTGCTTCACTGGTTGACACAGCATTTATTGGTCAAATAG GTCCAGTGGAGCTTGCAGCTGTAGGGGTGGCCATAGCACTCTTCAATCAAATATCAAGAATTGCAATATTCCCACTTGTCAGTGTCACTACCTCTTTTGTGGCTGAGGAAGATACCCTTTCTGGAGCCTGTCCTCAAGTAGAGAAGAATGAATGGTTGGAGGCAAGTCCAATTATAGATGCTGAAATGAAAGAACTAATACCACTTGAAAAAG ACACAGGTGGAAATGTGCAAAAATCAGATTTGATTGGTATTGACTTTAATATAGTTAAGTTTGAACATAAGAAAAGACATATCTCTTCTGCTTCATCAGCATTACTTATCGGTGGCATTGTTGGCATCATCCAAGCAATGTTCCTCATATCTGCTGCAAAACCTTTATTGAACTTCATGGGAGTAACCTCA GACTCTCTTATGCTAAACCATGCACATAACTACCTGACATTGAGGTCTCTTGGTGCTCCTGCAGTTCTTCTCTCGTTAACTATGCAGGGAATCTTCCGAGGATTCAAAGACACTAAAACACCTTTATATGCCACAT TGGTAGGAGATGTGACCAATGTAGCCCTTGATCCTTTATTCATATTTGTTTTCCGCTTCGGGGTCAGTGGTGCAGCTGTTGCTCATGTTATATCTCA GTACCTAATTTCACTTATGCTCCTGTGGAGCTTGATGGAAAAAGTTGATCTTATACCGCCAAGCATCAAGCATCTACAATTTCATCGATTTCTTAAAAATG GCTTTCTATTATTTGTAAGAGTAATTGCTGTAACATTCTGTGTGACACTGGCAGCAGCATTAGCTGCACGCAAGGGACCAACATCCATGGCTGCATTTCAAGTCTGCCTGCAGATTTGGTTAGCTGTGTCCCTTCTTGCCGATGGTCTGGCTGTTGCCGGACAG GCAATTCTTGCAGGTGCATTTGCTAACAAGGACTATGAGAAGGCCGAAGCAACTGCATCTCGAGTATTACAG CTGGGTTTGGTTCTGGGGTTAGCTCTTGCATTCATTCTTGGAACAGGACTGCATTTTGGAGCTAAACTATTTACCAAAGATGTTAATGTCATTCACCTCATTAGAATTGGGATCCCG TTTGTAGCAGCCACTCAACCCCTCAACGCTTTGGCATTTGTATTTGATGGTATCAACTTTGGGGCATCTGATTTTGCATATTCAGCCATTTCATTG GTTGTGGTGGCAATTGTCAGCATAATCTGTCTACTTGTTTTATCATCTGTTGGCGGTTTCACAGGAATTTGGATTGCTTTGAGCATCTATATGGGTCTTAGAGCAATTGTGGGCCTTCTGAG GATTGGAACTGGGTCAGGACCCTGGAAGCTGATTAGGAGCTAA
- the LOC137831874 gene encoding protein DETOXIFICATION 42-like isoform X2 codes for MADKDTVYSAGNERRIPIFSLFKDARLVFKSDNLGREILSIALPSAMALTADPIASLVDTAFIGQIGPVELAAVGVAIALFNQISRIAIFPLVSVTTSFVAEEDTLSGACPQVEKNEWLEASPIIDAEMKELIPLEKGGNVQKSDLIGIDFNIVKFEHKKRHISSASSALLIGGIVGIIQAMFLISAAKPLLNFMGVTSDSLMLNHAHNYLTLRSLGAPAVLLSLTMQGIFRGFKDTKTPLYATLVGDVTNVALDPLFIFVFRFGVSGAAVAHVISQYLISLMLLWSLMEKVDLIPPSIKHLQFHRFLKNGFLLFVRVIAVTFCVTLAAALAARKGPTSMAAFQVCLQIWLAVSLLADGLAVAGQAILAGAFANKDYEKAEATASRVLQLGLVLGLALAFILGTGLHFGAKLFTKDVNVIHLIRIGIPFVAATQPLNALAFVFDGINFGASDFAYSAISLVVVAIVSIICLLVLSSVGGFTGIWIALSIYMGLRAIVGLLRIGTGSGPWKLIRS; via the exons ATGGCTGACAAAGATACCGTTTATTCAGCAGGAAATGAAAGGAGAATTCCAATTTTCAGTTTGTTTAAAGATGCTAG ACTAGTTTTCAAATCTGACAATCTTGGTCGTGAAATATTATCAATTGCATTGCCTTCAGCAATGGCTTTGACAGCTGACCCTATTGCTTCACTGGTTGACACAGCATTTATTGGTCAAATAG GTCCAGTGGAGCTTGCAGCTGTAGGGGTGGCCATAGCACTCTTCAATCAAATATCAAGAATTGCAATATTCCCACTTGTCAGTGTCACTACCTCTTTTGTGGCTGAGGAAGATACCCTTTCTGGAGCCTGTCCTCAAGTAGAGAAGAATGAATGGTTGGAGGCAAGTCCAATTATAGATGCTGAAATGAAAGAACTAATACCACTTGAAAAAG GTGGAAATGTGCAAAAATCAGATTTGATTGGTATTGACTTTAATATAGTTAAGTTTGAACATAAGAAAAGACATATCTCTTCTGCTTCATCAGCATTACTTATCGGTGGCATTGTTGGCATCATCCAAGCAATGTTCCTCATATCTGCTGCAAAACCTTTATTGAACTTCATGGGAGTAACCTCA GACTCTCTTATGCTAAACCATGCACATAACTACCTGACATTGAGGTCTCTTGGTGCTCCTGCAGTTCTTCTCTCGTTAACTATGCAGGGAATCTTCCGAGGATTCAAAGACACTAAAACACCTTTATATGCCACAT TGGTAGGAGATGTGACCAATGTAGCCCTTGATCCTTTATTCATATTTGTTTTCCGCTTCGGGGTCAGTGGTGCAGCTGTTGCTCATGTTATATCTCA GTACCTAATTTCACTTATGCTCCTGTGGAGCTTGATGGAAAAAGTTGATCTTATACCGCCAAGCATCAAGCATCTACAATTTCATCGATTTCTTAAAAATG GCTTTCTATTATTTGTAAGAGTAATTGCTGTAACATTCTGTGTGACACTGGCAGCAGCATTAGCTGCACGCAAGGGACCAACATCCATGGCTGCATTTCAAGTCTGCCTGCAGATTTGGTTAGCTGTGTCCCTTCTTGCCGATGGTCTGGCTGTTGCCGGACAG GCAATTCTTGCAGGTGCATTTGCTAACAAGGACTATGAGAAGGCCGAAGCAACTGCATCTCGAGTATTACAG CTGGGTTTGGTTCTGGGGTTAGCTCTTGCATTCATTCTTGGAACAGGACTGCATTTTGGAGCTAAACTATTTACCAAAGATGTTAATGTCATTCACCTCATTAGAATTGGGATCCCG TTTGTAGCAGCCACTCAACCCCTCAACGCTTTGGCATTTGTATTTGATGGTATCAACTTTGGGGCATCTGATTTTGCATATTCAGCCATTTCATTG GTTGTGGTGGCAATTGTCAGCATAATCTGTCTACTTGTTTTATCATCTGTTGGCGGTTTCACAGGAATTTGGATTGCTTTGAGCATCTATATGGGTCTTAGAGCAATTGTGGGCCTTCTGAG GATTGGAACTGGGTCAGGACCCTGGAAGCTGATTAGGAGCTAA
- the LOC137831652 gene encoding serine/threonine-protein kinase BSK5-like isoform X1, with translation MGARCSKFSLCWWPSHVKSNLHDLSDNDDDGKRNEKDPWGGFSEYSLDQLRVATSGFSPDNIVSEHGEKAPNVVYKGMLEDDRLVAVKRFNKSAWPDSRQFLEEARAVGQLRNERLANLVGCCCEGEERLLVAEFMPNETLSKHLFHWEAQPMKWAMRLRVALYLAQALEYCSSKGRALYHDLNAYRILFDQEGNPRLSCFGLMKNSRDGRSYSTNLAFTPPEYLRTGRITAESVVYSFGTLLLDLLSGKHIPPSHALDLIRGKNFLLLMDSCLEGHFSNDDGTELVRLASRCLQYEPRERPNVKSLVTALTPLQKETSQVPSYVLMGIPDQSLSSKETVSLTPFGDACSRRDLTAVHEILDKVGYKDDEDVANELSFQMWTNQIQDTLNSKKQGDSAFHARDFSTAIDCYTQFIDGGTMVSPTVYARRCLCYLMNDMAQEALGDAMQAQSISSTWPTAYYLQAAALFSLGMDNDAQESLKDGTTLETRKYRN, from the exons ATGGGAGCTCGTTGCTCTAAATTCTCTCTCTGCTGGTGGCCTTCCCACGTCAAATCAAACCTCCATGATTTGTCTGATAATG ATGACGATGGGAAGAGGAATGAGAAGGATCCTTGGGGAGGGTTCAGTGAGTACAGTTTGGATCAGCTGAGAGTTGCCACCTCAGGATTCTCACCAGACAACATTGTCTCGGAACACGGTGAGAAGGCTCCAAATGTTGTCTACAAAGGGATGCTTGAGGATGATAGGTTGGTTGCTGTGAAGCGCTTCAATAAGTCTGCTTGGCCTGATTCTCGACAATTCCTA GAGGAGGCACGTGCTGTGGGGCAGCTGAGGAATGAGAGATTGGCTAACTTGGTTGGGTGTTGCTGTGAGGGAGAAGAGAGATTGCTTGTTGCAGAGTTCATGCCCAATGAAACACTCTCTAAACACCTTTTTCATT GGGAAGCCCAGCCTATGAAATGGGCAATGAGGCTGAGGGTGGCCTTATATTTAGCTCAAGCTTTGGAATACTGCAGCAGTAAAGGAAGGGCATTGTACCATGATCTTAATGCTTATAGAATTTTATTTGATCAG GAAGGCAACCCTAGACTCTCTTGTTTTGGACTCATGAAAAACAGTAGGGATGGCAGAAGCTATAGTACAAATTTAGCCTTCACGCCTCCAGAGTACTTGAGGACAG GAAGAATCACCGCGGAAAGTGTGGTTTACAGTTTTGGCACCCTATTACTTGATCTTCTGAGTGGAAAGCATATCCCACCAAGTCAT GCACTTGACCTTATCCGAGGCAAAAATTTTCTGTTGCTGATGGACTCGTGTTTGGAAGGTCATTTTTCAAATGATGATGGAACTGAGTTAGTGAGGTTAGCGTCGCGTTGTTTACAATATGAACCTCGTGAGAGACCAAATGTTAAGTCGCTTGTGACTGCTCTGACCCCTCTTCAGAAAGAAACTTCG CAGGTACCGTCATATGTTTTAATGGGCATACCAGATCAAAGTCTGTCATCAAAGGAAACAGTTTCATTAACACCTTTTGGTGACGCTTGTTCCAGAAGAGATCTCACTGCAGTACATGAGATTTTGGATAAAGTGGGCTATAAGGATGATGAAGATGTTGCAAATGAG CTTTCCTTCCAAATGTGGACAAATCAAATACAAGACACTCTAAATTCGAAGAAGCAAGGCGATTCTGCTTTCCATGCTAGAGACTTCTCTACAGCCATTGACTGCTATACACAA TTCATCGACGGTGGAACCATGGTATCACCTACAGTGTATGCCAGACGCTGCTTATGCTATCTGATGAATGACATGGCACAAGAAGCACTTGGAGATGCCATGCAAGCTCAATCTATATCTTCTACCTGGCCCACTGCATACTATCTTCAAGCAGCTGCTCTCTTCAGCCTTGGCATGGACAATGATGCACAGGAAAGTCTTAAAGATGGAACAACACTGGAAACCAGGAAGTATAGAAACTGA
- the LOC137831652 gene encoding serine/threonine-protein kinase BSK5-like isoform X2 has protein sequence MGARCSKFSLCWWPSHVKSNLHDLSDNDDDGKRNEKDPWGGFSEYSLDQLRVATSGFSPDNIVSEHGEKAPNVVYKGMLEDDRLVAVKRFNKSAWPDSRQFLEEARAVGQLRNERLANLVGCCCEGEERLLVAEFMPNETLSKHLFHWEAQPMKWAMRLRVALYLAQALEYCSSKGRALYHDLNAYRILFDQEGNPRLSCFGLMKNSRDGRSYSTNLAFTPPEYLRTGRITAESVVYSFGTLLLDLLSGKHIPPSHALDLIRGKNFLLLMDSCLEGHFSNDDGTELVRLASRCLQYEPRERPNVKSLVTALTPLQKETSVPSYVLMGIPDQSLSSKETVSLTPFGDACSRRDLTAVHEILDKVGYKDDEDVANELSFQMWTNQIQDTLNSKKQGDSAFHARDFSTAIDCYTQFIDGGTMVSPTVYARRCLCYLMNDMAQEALGDAMQAQSISSTWPTAYYLQAAALFSLGMDNDAQESLKDGTTLETRKYRN, from the exons ATGGGAGCTCGTTGCTCTAAATTCTCTCTCTGCTGGTGGCCTTCCCACGTCAAATCAAACCTCCATGATTTGTCTGATAATG ATGACGATGGGAAGAGGAATGAGAAGGATCCTTGGGGAGGGTTCAGTGAGTACAGTTTGGATCAGCTGAGAGTTGCCACCTCAGGATTCTCACCAGACAACATTGTCTCGGAACACGGTGAGAAGGCTCCAAATGTTGTCTACAAAGGGATGCTTGAGGATGATAGGTTGGTTGCTGTGAAGCGCTTCAATAAGTCTGCTTGGCCTGATTCTCGACAATTCCTA GAGGAGGCACGTGCTGTGGGGCAGCTGAGGAATGAGAGATTGGCTAACTTGGTTGGGTGTTGCTGTGAGGGAGAAGAGAGATTGCTTGTTGCAGAGTTCATGCCCAATGAAACACTCTCTAAACACCTTTTTCATT GGGAAGCCCAGCCTATGAAATGGGCAATGAGGCTGAGGGTGGCCTTATATTTAGCTCAAGCTTTGGAATACTGCAGCAGTAAAGGAAGGGCATTGTACCATGATCTTAATGCTTATAGAATTTTATTTGATCAG GAAGGCAACCCTAGACTCTCTTGTTTTGGACTCATGAAAAACAGTAGGGATGGCAGAAGCTATAGTACAAATTTAGCCTTCACGCCTCCAGAGTACTTGAGGACAG GAAGAATCACCGCGGAAAGTGTGGTTTACAGTTTTGGCACCCTATTACTTGATCTTCTGAGTGGAAAGCATATCCCACCAAGTCAT GCACTTGACCTTATCCGAGGCAAAAATTTTCTGTTGCTGATGGACTCGTGTTTGGAAGGTCATTTTTCAAATGATGATGGAACTGAGTTAGTGAGGTTAGCGTCGCGTTGTTTACAATATGAACCTCGTGAGAGACCAAATGTTAAGTCGCTTGTGACTGCTCTGACCCCTCTTCAGAAAGAAACTTCG GTACCGTCATATGTTTTAATGGGCATACCAGATCAAAGTCTGTCATCAAAGGAAACAGTTTCATTAACACCTTTTGGTGACGCTTGTTCCAGAAGAGATCTCACTGCAGTACATGAGATTTTGGATAAAGTGGGCTATAAGGATGATGAAGATGTTGCAAATGAG CTTTCCTTCCAAATGTGGACAAATCAAATACAAGACACTCTAAATTCGAAGAAGCAAGGCGATTCTGCTTTCCATGCTAGAGACTTCTCTACAGCCATTGACTGCTATACACAA TTCATCGACGGTGGAACCATGGTATCACCTACAGTGTATGCCAGACGCTGCTTATGCTATCTGATGAATGACATGGCACAAGAAGCACTTGGAGATGCCATGCAAGCTCAATCTATATCTTCTACCTGGCCCACTGCATACTATCTTCAAGCAGCTGCTCTCTTCAGCCTTGGCATGGACAATGATGCACAGGAAAGTCTTAAAGATGGAACAACACTGGAAACCAGGAAGTATAGAAACTGA
- the LOC137831667 gene encoding 18.5 kDa class I heat shock protein-like: protein MSIVPMNQEEGNASNLFAMWDPFLDFPLPPSISNFFPGFEFGSGSSVNTRVDWRETSRAHVWKVALPGFTNEDVLVELQDERVLQVSVESGNFMTRFKIPDNANLEQLKANMRHEVLVVTVPKVHQPLPPPPSRNLRVVQIDGTD from the coding sequence ATGTCAATCGTTCCAATGAACCAGGAGGAGGGCAACGCCTCCAATCTCTTCGCTATGTGGGATCCGTTCCTCGATTTTCCTCTCCCTCCTTCCATCTCCAATTTCTTCCCCGGTTTCGAATTCGGATCCGGGTCGTCGGTGAACACCCGTGTGGACTGGAGGGAGACGTCCAGAGCTCACGTGTGGAAGGTGGCGCTTCCCGGCTTCACCAACGAAGACGTGCTGGTGGAGCTCCAAGACGAGAGGGTGCTCCAAGTGAGCGTGGAGAGTGGGAACTTCATGACCAGGTTCAAGATCCCCGACAACGCTAACCTCGAACAACTCAAAGCCAACATGCGTCACGAGGTTCTTGTTGTCACTGTTCCCAAGGTTCACCAACCCCTTCCTCCACCTCCTAGTAGGAATCTCAGGGTCGTTCAAATTGACGGCACCGACTGA
- the LOC137831675 gene encoding UDP-glucose iridoid glucosyltransferase-like: MMGTQRHRLVLIPPPFQGHLTPMLQLATILHSRGFSITVAHAHFNSSDPSNHPNLNHPNFCFLPLSYGLSDTHVSSKNIVDITATLNEKCVSPITEVLVDQIEKANINHEKIACVIYDGLIYSIDSVARELKLPSIVLRTTSATNFLTYHASFQRQTSGCHPLQDSSLDLVPELEPLRFKDLPMFNSGDMLKEIAKTVAVRPSLGVICNTVDCLEEESLHRLHQVYKMSFFPIGPLHMIAGEDSPSSSFVEEDYSCIDWLKNQPRKSVLYVSLGSIASWEEKELTEVAWGLANSKQRFLWVIRPGTISDISEWLQSLPKDVRVAIEERGCIVKWAPQGEVLAHQGVGGFWSHCGWNSTLESLSEGVPIMCQPHFGDQRVNARLLSHVWKVGIEWSNVMERDEIEGAVRRLMVNPEGKEMRQKALKLKNEIKIAISNITNLDLTFSFFHFQKEKKNQHLFNGFHFSKAMFDSRFLASRVIM, translated from the exons ATGATGGGAACTCAAAGGCACCGTTTGGTACTTATACCACCACCATTTCAAGGCCACTTAACTCCAATGCTTCAGCTAGCCACCATCCTTCATTCAAGAGGGTTTTCCATAACCGTGGCACATGCCCATTTCAATTCCTCCGATCCTTCTAATCACCCTAACTTAAATCACCCTAACTTTTGCTTTCTGCCCTTGTCCTATGGTTTATCTGATACTCACGTCTCCTCCAAGAATATTGTGGATATTACTGCAACCTTAAATGAAAAGTGTGTGTCTCCAATCACAGAGGTATTGGTTGATCAGATTGAGAAAGCAAATATAAACCATGAAAAGATCGCTTGCGTCATCTACGATGGGTTAATTTATTCCATTGATTCTGTGGCCAGAGAACTGAAACTACCCAGCATAGTCCTCAGAACCACCAGTGCTACTAATTTTCTCACTTATCATGCATCTTTTCAGAGACAAACCAGTGGCTGCCATCCCTTGCAAg ATTCTTCGTTGGACTTGGTGCCAGAACTTGAACCACTCCGATTCAAAGACCTGCCAATGTTCAATTCGGGTGATATGCTGAAAGAAATTGCGAAAACAGTTGCAGTAAGACCTTCTTTGGGTGTTATCTGCAACACAGTGGACTGTCTTGAAGAGGAGTCCTTGCATCGACTACACCAAGTTTACAAAATGAGTTTCTTCCCCATAGGCCCTTTACACATGATTGCTGGAGAAGATTCTCCTAGTAGTAGCTTTGTGGAAGAAGATTATAGCTGCATAGATTGGCTGAAAAACCAACCAAGAAAATCTGTGTTGTATGTGAGCTTGGGAAGTATAGCTAGTTGGGAAGAGAAAGAACTGACTGAAGTGGCTTGGGGCTTAGCAAATAGCAAGCAAAGGTTCCTTTGGGTTATTAGACCAGGGACAATCAGTGATATTTCTGAATGGCTACAATCACTGCCTAAAGATGTTAGAGTGGCAATAGAAGAAAGGGGTTGCATTGTGAAATGGGCACCTCAGGGTGAGGTTTTGGCACACCAAGGTGTGGGAGGGTTTTGGAGCCATTGTGGTTGGAATTCTACGTTGGAGAGTTTGTCTGAAGGGGTGCCAATAATGTGCCAACCTCATTTTGGGGATCAGAGGGTAAATGCCAGGTTGTTGAGCCATGTATGGAAGGTAGGCATAGAGTGGTCCAATGTGATGGAAAGGGATGAAATAGAAGGGGCAGTGAGAAGATTGATGGTGAATCCTGAAGGAAAGGAGATGAGGCAGAAAGCATTGAAATTGAAGAATGAAATTAAGATAGCTATTTCCAACATTACAAATTTAGACCTCACTTTTAGTTTTTTCCATTTtcagaaagagaaaaaaaatcaacatcTCTTCAATGGATTTCATTTCTCTAAGGCTATGTTTGATTCAAGATTCTTGGCTTCAAGAGTAATTATGTGA
- the LOC137831681 gene encoding copper transporter 6, whose protein sequence is MDEHMHGMGGMAPSPPTTNDTMMHSKMMIHMTFFWGKDTEILFQNWPGGKSDMYVLALVVVFLMSVFVQLLSHTRFIKPGSDHILAGLFKTLLFAFRVGLAYLVMLSIMSFNGGVFLVAVLGQTLGFLISTYAFNKSPHKDGFDLPPISC, encoded by the coding sequence ATGGATGAACACATGCACGGCATGGGAGGGATGGCGCCGTCGCCGCCAACCACAAACGACACCATGATGCACAGCAAGATGATGATACACATGACCTTCTTCTGGGGCAAAGACACTGAAATTCTCTTCCAAAACTGGCCCGGAGGCAAATCGGATATGTACGTCTTGGCCCTCGTTGTCGTTTTCCTCATGTCGGTTTTCGTCCAGTTACTCTCTCACACCCGTTTCATTAAACCCGGTTCCGACCATATCTTGGCCGGTCTGTTCAAGACCCTCTTGTTCGCTTTCAGGGTTGGTCTCGCTTATCTGGTTATGCTTTCAATCATGTCTTTTAATGGTGGCGTGTTCTTGGTTGCTGTGCTAGGTCAGACCTTGGGGTTTCTCATTTCCACCTATGCCTTCAACAAATCGCCCCACAAGGACGGTTTTGATCTTCCTCCAATTTCTTGTTAA